Proteins encoded together in one Streptomyces umbrinus window:
- a CDS encoding MFS transporter, with the protein MTSPLTPSAAPSSTVRWTPRLWGTLLVLCAAMFLDALDVSMVGVALPSIGSELDLSTSTLQWIVSGYILGYGGLLLLGGRTADLLGRRQVFLVALGVFALASLLGGLVDSGPLLIASRFIKGLSAAFTAPAGLSIITTTFPEGPLRNRALSIYTTCAATGFSMGLVLSGLLTEASWRLTMLLPAPIAVIALIAGLKLIPRSERDRTHRGYDIPGAIIGTTSMLLLVFTVVQAPEVGWTTARTLLSFLAVAVLLTVFVRVEQRSPSPLIRLGVLRSGNQVRAQLGAMAFFGSYVGFQFLVTLYMQSLLGWSALHTALAFLPAGALVALSATKMGAIVDRFGTPRLIVAGFALMVVGYALFLRVDLDPVYAAVILPSMLLIGAACALVFPSLNIQATNGVDDHEQGMVSGLLNTSVQVGGAIFLAIVTAVVTANSSESSSPQAVLDSYRPGLVVVTAIAVAGLLITATGLRGQRTRQTTILVAKSDDVREDERVQEDAGEQEDARVAARD; encoded by the coding sequence ATGACCTCTCCGCTCACCCCCTCCGCGGCACCGTCCTCGACGGTTCGCTGGACGCCTCGCCTGTGGGGCACCCTCCTGGTGCTCTGCGCCGCGATGTTCCTGGACGCGCTGGACGTGTCGATGGTCGGCGTCGCCCTGCCGTCCATCGGTTCCGAACTCGATCTCTCCACCTCGACCCTGCAGTGGATCGTCAGCGGCTACATCCTCGGCTACGGCGGCCTGTTGCTCCTCGGCGGACGCACCGCCGATCTCCTCGGCCGCCGTCAGGTCTTCCTGGTCGCGCTGGGCGTCTTCGCGCTCGCCTCGCTGCTGGGCGGGCTCGTCGACTCGGGCCCGCTGCTCATCGCGAGCCGGTTCATCAAGGGCCTGAGCGCCGCGTTCACCGCTCCCGCCGGCCTGTCGATCATCACCACGACGTTCCCGGAGGGCCCGCTGCGCAACCGCGCGCTCTCCATCTACACCACCTGCGCCGCGACCGGCTTCTCGATGGGTCTCGTCCTGTCCGGGCTGCTCACCGAGGCCAGCTGGCGCCTCACCATGCTGCTGCCCGCGCCCATCGCGGTCATCGCCCTGATCGCCGGCCTCAAGCTCATCCCGCGCAGCGAGCGCGACCGGACCCACCGCGGCTACGACATCCCCGGCGCCATCATCGGCACCACCTCGATGCTGCTGCTCGTCTTCACCGTCGTCCAGGCACCCGAGGTGGGCTGGACGACGGCCCGTACGCTGCTGTCGTTCCTCGCGGTGGCCGTCCTGCTGACCGTGTTCGTACGCGTCGAGCAGCGCAGCCCCAGCCCGCTGATCCGGCTCGGGGTACTGCGCTCCGGCAACCAGGTCCGGGCGCAGTTGGGCGCCATGGCGTTCTTCGGCTCGTACGTGGGCTTCCAGTTCCTGGTGACGCTCTACATGCAGTCGCTGCTCGGCTGGTCGGCGCTGCACACCGCGCTGGCCTTCCTGCCCGCGGGCGCGCTGGTGGCGCTGTCCGCGACGAAGATGGGGGCGATCGTCGACCGGTTCGGCACTCCGCGGCTCATCGTGGCCGGCTTCGCCCTGATGGTCGTCGGCTACGCGCTGTTCCTGCGGGTCGACCTGGACCCCGTGTACGCGGCGGTGATCCTTCCGTCGATGCTGCTGATCGGCGCGGCCTGCGCACTGGTCTTCCCCTCGCTCAACATCCAGGCCACCAACGGCGTGGACGACCACGAGCAGGGCATGGTCTCGGGTCTGCTCAACACCTCGGTGCAGGTGGGCGGCGCGATCTTCCTCGCGATCGTGACGGCCGTGGTGACCGCGAACTCCTCCGAGAGCTCCTCGCCCCAAGCTGTCCTCGACAGCTACCGTCCCGGTCTGGTCGTCGTCACCGCGATCGCCGTGGCGGGCCTGCTCATCACGGCCACCGGACTGCGCGGGCAGCGGACGCGGCAGACGACGATCCTGGTCGCCAAGTCCGACGACGTGCGGGAGGACGAGCGGGTGCAGGAGGACGCGGGGGAGCAGGAGGACGCGCGGGTCGCGGCCCGCGACTGA
- a CDS encoding MarR family winged helix-turn-helix transcriptional regulator translates to MAAVEKAEQGLVDQWRDILAVHARTLCELDRTLHQHGLGASDFEVLDVLAATAPADGGDISYRVQEIAERVHLSQSALSRLIGRLEKDGLVERCMCPEDRRGVRVALTPKGRALHGEVLPVQRAVLGRMLAGGSAG, encoded by the coding sequence ATGGCGGCTGTCGAGAAGGCCGAGCAGGGCCTCGTTGACCAGTGGCGCGACATCCTCGCGGTGCACGCGCGCACACTCTGCGAACTGGACCGGACTCTGCACCAACACGGCCTGGGTGCAAGCGACTTCGAGGTCCTGGACGTGCTGGCCGCGACCGCGCCGGCCGACGGCGGTGACATCTCCTACCGCGTCCAGGAGATCGCCGAGCGGGTTCATCTGAGCCAGAGCGCGCTCTCCCGGCTGATCGGTCGCCTGGAGAAGGACGGCCTCGTGGAGCGCTGCATGTGCCCGGAGGACCGGCGAGGCGTCCGGGTCGCCCTCACACCGAAGGGGCGCGCGCTGCACGGCGAGGTGCTGCCGGTGCAGCGCGCGGTGCTGGGGCGGATGCTGGCGGGTGGCTCCGCCGGGTGA
- a CDS encoding maleylpyruvate isomerase family mycothiol-dependent enzyme, whose protein sequence is METAEFVRSLDREGGLLAEAAEAAGADAKVPTCPEWQVRDLLRHTGMVHRWATAFVAEGHTSYHPDGGLPGLDGTELLTWFREGHRRLVDTLASAPPDVECWSFLPAPSPLAFWARRQAHETTVHRVDAESARGGAPTAVPVDFAVDGIDELLLGFHARSRSRVRTDEPRVLRVRASDSDAVWSVRLSAEPPAAERGEVADADCELVGTAAQLYLALWNRGPFPGVTGDSSIATLWREKSAVTWS, encoded by the coding sequence ATGGAGACTGCCGAGTTCGTTCGAAGCCTGGACCGGGAAGGCGGGTTGCTGGCCGAGGCCGCGGAGGCGGCCGGGGCCGACGCCAAGGTGCCCACCTGCCCGGAGTGGCAGGTCCGGGACCTATTGCGGCACACCGGCATGGTGCACCGCTGGGCCACGGCGTTCGTGGCCGAGGGGCACACCTCGTACCATCCCGACGGCGGCCTGCCCGGGCTGGACGGCACGGAGTTGCTGACCTGGTTCCGGGAGGGGCACCGCAGGCTCGTCGACACGCTCGCCTCCGCCCCTCCCGACGTGGAGTGCTGGAGTTTCCTGCCCGCCCCTTCGCCGCTCGCCTTCTGGGCTCGGCGGCAGGCCCACGAGACGACCGTGCACCGGGTGGACGCGGAGTCCGCACGCGGTGGCGCCCCGACCGCGGTCCCGGTGGACTTCGCGGTCGACGGCATCGACGAACTGCTGCTCGGCTTCCACGCCCGCAGCAGGAGCAGGGTACGGACGGACGAGCCGCGCGTCCTGAGGGTGCGGGCCTCGGACTCGGACGCCGTGTGGAGCGTACGGCTGTCGGCCGAACCCCCGGCGGCCGAGCGGGGCGAAGTGGCGGACGCGGACTGCGAGTTGGTGGGGACGGCAGCTCAGCTCTATCTGGCGCTGTGGAACCGCGGCCCGTTCCCGGGTGTGACGGGAGACTCGTCGATCGCGACACTGTGGCGGGAGAAGTCGGCGGTCACCTGGAGCTGA
- a CDS encoding NAD(P)-dependent oxidoreductase encodes MTDKLTVSVLGTGIMGAAMARNLVRAGHTVRAWNRSRDKAEPLAADGAHVVDTPLEAVEGADVVLTMLYDGPSALDVMRQAAPALRAGTAWVQSTTAGIEAVVELADFAREKGLVFYDAPVLGTRQPAEAGQLLVLAAGPVDGREAVTPVFDAVGARTVWTGEDGAAGSATRLKLVANSWVLSVTNATGEVLALAKALDVDPQSFFDAIAGGPLDMGYLRAKAGLILNDQLSPAAFAVGTAAKDARLIVEAGERHGLRLDVAAASAERFARAAAQGHADEDMAAAYFASFDEKDANAGG; translated from the coding sequence ATGACCGACAAGCTCACCGTCAGTGTCCTCGGCACCGGGATCATGGGCGCCGCGATGGCCCGCAACCTCGTCCGCGCCGGACACACCGTCCGGGCCTGGAACCGCTCCCGCGACAAGGCCGAGCCTCTCGCCGCCGACGGCGCACACGTCGTCGACACCCCCCTGGAGGCGGTCGAGGGCGCCGATGTCGTCCTCACCATGCTGTACGACGGTCCCTCCGCGCTGGACGTGATGCGGCAGGCCGCGCCCGCCCTGCGTGCCGGCACCGCGTGGGTGCAGTCGACGACCGCCGGGATCGAGGCCGTCGTCGAACTGGCCGACTTCGCCCGCGAGAAGGGCCTGGTCTTCTACGACGCGCCGGTTCTCGGCACCCGACAGCCCGCCGAGGCCGGTCAGTTGCTCGTCCTGGCCGCCGGTCCGGTCGACGGCAGGGAGGCCGTGACCCCGGTCTTCGACGCCGTCGGTGCCCGTACGGTGTGGACGGGTGAGGACGGTGCGGCGGGCAGCGCCACCCGCCTCAAGCTCGTGGCCAACAGCTGGGTCCTCTCCGTCACCAACGCGACCGGTGAGGTGCTGGCCCTGGCCAAGGCTCTGGACGTGGACCCGCAGAGCTTCTTCGACGCCATCGCAGGCGGCCCGCTGGACATGGGCTATCTGCGCGCCAAGGCGGGGCTCATCCTCAACGACCAGCTTTCACCGGCCGCCTTCGCCGTGGGCACCGCCGCCAAGGACGCCCGTCTGATCGTCGAGGCGGGCGAGCGGCACGGCCTCCGTCTCGACGTCGCCGCCGCGAGCGCCGAACGCTTCGCCCGCGCCGCCGCCCAGGGCCACGCGGACGAGGACATGGCCGCCGCGTACTTCGCGAGCTTCGACGAGAAGGACGCGAACGCCGGGGGCTGA
- a CDS encoding MFS transporter, which translates to MPGHSKDLTRLRIALTTFFALDGFIFAGWVVRIPAIKEQTGASASTLGLALLGVSAGAVVTMMFTGRLCRRYGSHPVTVVCGILLSLSVALPPLTHSTWTLGTVLLIFGAAYGGINVAFNSAAVDLVAVLRRPIMPSFHAAFSLGGMIGAGLGGLVAGSLSPTRHLLGLTVIGLLVTAVAGRALLRHKSPAPQPAPGQPEEHAPRRPDPRTRRLVVVFGLIALCTAYGEGALADWGTLHLEQDLDAHPGIAAAGYSCFALAMTIGRLCGTTLLERLGRTRTVVAGGTMAAVGMLVGSLAPSVWAALVGFAVTGIGLANIFPIAVERAGALAGPSGVAVASTFGYGGMLLGPPAIGFMADWLSLPIALTSVATLAAVAAVIGYGTRRATAD; encoded by the coding sequence GTGCCGGGCCACAGCAAGGACCTCACCCGGCTCCGCATCGCCCTCACCACCTTCTTCGCCCTCGACGGCTTCATCTTCGCCGGGTGGGTCGTCCGCATTCCCGCCATCAAGGAACAGACCGGCGCCTCCGCCAGCACACTGGGACTCGCCCTCCTCGGCGTCTCCGCCGGAGCCGTCGTCACGATGATGTTCACCGGCAGGCTCTGCCGCCGCTACGGCAGCCACCCCGTCACCGTCGTCTGCGGCATCCTGCTCTCCCTCAGCGTCGCACTGCCACCCCTCACCCACTCCACCTGGACACTCGGCACGGTCCTGCTGATCTTCGGCGCCGCGTACGGCGGGATCAACGTTGCCTTCAACAGCGCCGCCGTCGACCTGGTGGCCGTACTGCGGCGGCCGATCATGCCCAGTTTCCACGCGGCCTTCAGCCTGGGCGGGATGATCGGCGCCGGTCTCGGCGGACTGGTCGCGGGCTCGCTGTCGCCGACGCGGCATCTGCTGGGCCTGACCGTGATCGGCCTGCTGGTGACGGCTGTCGCGGGACGCGCCCTGCTGCGGCACAAGTCCCCCGCACCGCAGCCGGCTCCCGGACAGCCCGAGGAACATGCGCCGCGCAGACCGGACCCCCGTACGCGCCGGCTGGTCGTCGTCTTCGGTCTGATCGCCCTCTGTACGGCCTACGGAGAGGGGGCCCTGGCCGACTGGGGCACCTTGCACCTGGAGCAGGACCTGGACGCGCACCCGGGCATCGCGGCCGCGGGCTACTCGTGTTTCGCGCTCGCCATGACGATCGGCCGGCTCTGCGGGACCACGCTCCTGGAGCGGCTCGGGCGGACCCGGACAGTGGTCGCGGGCGGCACCATGGCGGCTGTCGGCATGCTCGTCGGATCGCTCGCCCCCTCCGTGTGGGCGGCCCTCGTCGGCTTCGCCGTCACCGGGATCGGCCTCGCCAATATCTTCCCGATCGCCGTCGAGCGGGCCGGTGCCCTGGCCGGCCCCAGCGGCGTCGCCGTCGCCTCCACCTTCGGCTACGGCGGCATGCTCCTCGGGCCGCCCGCCATCGGCTTCATGGCCGACTGGCTCTCCCTGCCCATCGCCCTCACCAGCGTGGCGACCCTGGCCGCGGTGGCCGCCGTCATCGGATACGGGACGCGGCGGGCGACGGCCGACTGA
- a CDS encoding serine hydrolase domain-containing protein → MDVEGFAGDGYGEVRKVFQRLVDDGLETGAGLSVWREGREVVRLNAGWADAGRSRPWRSDTLVQPYSLSKAFVTLAVLVVVRDGALALDEPIARYWGAYGGQGKERTTLRQVLTHRAGQPRFAPEAAGLDLLDDSGLRESLAQAAPEYVPGTSLGEHALTYGHLVDGILRAGAGTTLGEMFNDVVRPALGLDAWFGVPDQALDRVADLEYANPDWPRQLHAAPWLQIPAGVLDTERANSRAWRQSVFGAVNLHTTATAMAAFFSRLTSEDGPVRELLGPQLHTELLTSQVTDYDEVFGTRITWTLGFVRDKGKIAKGGIGGSAAWWSLRHQHGCAYLTRRLDDHSRAAQIAAALDDDLTVVGED, encoded by the coding sequence ATGGACGTCGAGGGGTTTGCCGGGGACGGATACGGCGAGGTGCGCAAGGTCTTTCAGCGACTGGTGGACGATGGTCTGGAAACGGGGGCCGGCCTGTCGGTCTGGCGGGAAGGGCGTGAGGTCGTCCGGTTGAACGCCGGGTGGGCCGATGCCGGTCGAAGCCGGCCCTGGCGCAGCGACACCTTGGTCCAGCCCTACTCGTTGTCGAAGGCGTTCGTCACGCTCGCCGTCCTGGTGGTGGTCCGTGACGGCGCGTTGGCGCTGGACGAACCGATCGCCCGGTACTGGGGCGCGTACGGGGGCCAGGGCAAGGAGCGGACCACCCTGAGACAGGTGCTCACGCACCGGGCGGGCCAGCCGCGTTTCGCGCCCGAAGCCGCGGGGCTCGACCTGCTGGACGACAGCGGGCTGCGGGAGAGCCTGGCGCAGGCGGCTCCGGAGTACGTTCCCGGGACGTCGCTCGGAGAACACGCCCTGACCTACGGCCACTTGGTCGACGGCATCCTGCGCGCGGGCGCCGGGACGACGCTGGGGGAGATGTTCAACGACGTGGTGCGGCCCGCGCTCGGGCTCGACGCCTGGTTCGGCGTGCCGGATCAGGCGCTGGACCGCGTCGCCGACCTCGAGTACGCGAACCCGGACTGGCCGCGGCAGCTCCACGCGGCACCCTGGCTCCAGATCCCCGCCGGTGTTCTGGACACGGAGCGCGCCAACTCCCGGGCCTGGCGGCAGTCGGTTTTCGGAGCGGTCAACCTGCACACCACCGCAACCGCGATGGCGGCGTTCTTCTCCCGTCTCACCAGCGAGGACGGACCAGTACGAGAACTGCTGGGGCCGCAGCTGCACACCGAGCTCCTCACCTCCCAAGTCACCGACTACGACGAGGTGTTCGGCACCAGGATCACCTGGACGCTGGGTTTCGTACGAGACAAGGGAAAGATCGCCAAGGGCGGGATCGGCGGCTCGGCCGCCTGGTGGTCGCTCCGGCACCAACATGGCTGCGCCTATCTGACGCGTCGCTTGGACGACCACTCCAGGGCTGCCCAGATCGCCGCGGCCTTGGACGACGACCTGACCGTCGTGGGCGAGGACTGA
- a CDS encoding helix-turn-helix transcriptional regulator, translating into MTAATGGRNTTSEQYGPPAKNRSDGHILLIDPDPTSRILIRRALEETSPSAPVTSVATSASIPVGGLGAPLTLVVSSEVNHHDVAPLVDLLTRQDTHVVMILRMQTRERFEDLLGFPLDAVVHSEDLRGPAVAEALAHRADETVAVSRHAVRQLLHLAGNSAASEISAPSLTAREVETLSGMAAGMSNRQIARDMGISEHGVKRHVAHIFAKLNCRNRTTAVAVALRTGLVPYRPTQSR; encoded by the coding sequence ATGACTGCGGCCACGGGGGGCCGCAACACAACGTCCGAGCAGTACGGCCCACCAGCGAAGAACCGCTCGGACGGCCACATCCTTCTGATCGATCCCGACCCCACCTCCCGGATCCTGATCCGACGGGCCCTGGAGGAAACCAGCCCATCCGCACCAGTGACATCGGTCGCTACCTCGGCGAGCATTCCCGTCGGCGGTCTGGGCGCTCCACTGACCCTGGTCGTCTCCTCCGAGGTCAACCATCACGATGTAGCGCCCCTCGTGGACTTGCTGACCCGGCAGGACACGCACGTCGTCATGATCCTGCGTATGCAGACGCGCGAACGATTCGAGGATCTGCTGGGCTTTCCCCTGGACGCCGTCGTGCATAGCGAGGATCTTCGCGGCCCGGCGGTGGCCGAAGCCCTGGCCCACCGAGCCGACGAGACGGTCGCGGTCTCCCGGCACGCTGTTCGCCAACTGCTCCATCTGGCCGGCAACTCGGCCGCCTCGGAAATCTCCGCACCTTCGCTCACCGCGCGGGAGGTGGAAACGCTAAGCGGCATGGCGGCGGGCATGAGCAACCGTCAGATCGCTCGCGACATGGGCATATCGGAGCACGGGGTCAAACGCCACGTCGCTCACATCTTCGCCAAGCTGAACTGCCGTAACCGCACAACCGCCGTGGCCGTGGCCCTCCGAACAGGTCTGGTGCCGTATCGGCCCACACAAAGTCGGTGA
- a CDS encoding MFS transporter gives MTQESPPHGPAHAGAQHHEHEIHPPVPRRWATLALLCMAQFLLIVDVTVINVALPTVGDELALTAGQLTWAVTAYTLCFGSLLLLGGRAGDTVGRKRMFLAGLLVFTAASLASGLAEDGGTLIAARAAQGVGAAMLSPAAMAIITSMFHGAERNRALGVWAAIGGSGAAFGVLLGGLLTTSLGWEWVFFINVPIGAAVFVCVAIVLKENAESPEGHRRDSPGGIDLAGALTMTAAPGLLIYGLVQARDHGFGSASSLLPLAGALVCAGVFVAVEKSVRAPLVRLSVLTRRNLVGGSVVMLAASGVLISMFFLCSLYLQHVLGLSALKTGLVFLPVAVAITLAAHLSSQAIGRFGWRPVATTGFVLGAAGSLLLSRVEESGSAWTQVLPGFLLVAIGLGAGFVSATTSAMSDLPHEDMGLASGLVNTCHEMGAALGVAVVAAVAGASLETGGNSAPSVSGFDSAFLACAVISLGAAVAGALLLPRGRPDPSQGPVFAH, from the coding sequence GTGACCCAGGAGAGCCCACCCCACGGCCCCGCCCACGCAGGAGCGCAGCACCATGAGCACGAAATCCACCCGCCTGTCCCGCGCCGCTGGGCGACGCTGGCTCTGCTGTGCATGGCTCAGTTCCTGCTCATCGTGGACGTCACCGTCATCAACGTCGCCCTGCCCACGGTCGGCGACGAACTCGCCCTGACTGCCGGCCAACTGACCTGGGCTGTGACCGCGTACACCCTGTGCTTCGGCAGTCTGCTGCTGCTCGGCGGCCGCGCCGGTGACACCGTAGGCCGCAAACGGATGTTCCTCGCCGGACTGCTCGTCTTCACCGCTGCGTCCCTGGCGTCCGGTCTGGCCGAGGACGGCGGAACCCTGATCGCCGCCCGCGCCGCTCAGGGTGTGGGCGCAGCCATGCTGTCGCCCGCCGCGATGGCGATCATCACGTCGATGTTCCATGGCGCCGAGCGCAATCGCGCGCTCGGCGTGTGGGCAGCCATCGGAGGCAGTGGTGCCGCCTTCGGAGTACTGCTCGGAGGTCTGCTGACCACCAGCCTGGGCTGGGAGTGGGTGTTCTTCATCAACGTCCCGATCGGGGCGGCGGTCTTCGTCTGTGTCGCCATCGTGCTCAAGGAGAACGCGGAGAGCCCCGAGGGCCACCGCCGGGACTCCCCCGGAGGCATCGACCTGGCCGGCGCACTCACCATGACTGCCGCGCCCGGTCTGCTGATCTACGGACTCGTCCAGGCCCGCGACCACGGTTTCGGCTCGGCCTCGAGCCTGCTGCCCCTGGCAGGCGCGCTGGTCTGTGCGGGGGTGTTCGTGGCGGTGGAGAAGTCGGTCCGCGCCCCGCTCGTCCGGCTCTCCGTGCTGACGCGCCGCAACCTGGTCGGCGGCAGCGTGGTCATGCTCGCCGCATCAGGCGTCCTGATCTCCATGTTCTTCCTCTGCTCGCTCTACCTGCAGCACGTCCTGGGGCTGAGCGCCCTCAAGACCGGGCTGGTCTTCCTTCCTGTGGCGGTCGCCATCACGCTCGCCGCGCACCTGAGTTCGCAGGCGATCGGTAGGTTCGGCTGGCGCCCCGTGGCGACCACCGGGTTCGTGCTCGGCGCCGCTGGCAGCCTGCTGCTGTCCCGGGTCGAGGAGAGCGGGAGCGCATGGACCCAGGTGCTCCCCGGCTTCCTGCTCGTCGCGATCGGCCTGGGCGCCGGGTTCGTTTCAGCCACCACCAGCGCGATGAGCGACCTGCCGCACGAGGACATGGGGCTCGCCTCGGGCCTGGTGAACACCTGTCATGAGATGGGCGCCGCCCTGGGCGTGGCCGTGGTGGCCGCGGTCGCGGGCGCGAGTCTGGAAACCGGAGGGAATTCGGCCCCGTCGGTGAGCGGTTTCGACAGCGCGTTCCTGGCCTGCGCGGTGATCTCACTGGGCGCCGCTGTCGCCGGCGCGCTGCTACTCCCGCGTGGGCGCCCCGACCCGTCGCAAGGACCGGTCTTCGCACACTGA
- a CDS encoding TetR/AcrR family transcriptional regulator encodes MTEKGAATPPGTRDRILDVAERLFGERGYAATSTRAVTEAAGANVAAVNYHFGSKEGLLRAVVGRAMRPVNEERQRLLDDFLAGEAKPEVADLVGAFVRTGANLTRQRRDGTPAVVRLLGRVMVEPDPEVRHLFAQEVETVEGRYLEELIRALPALSPDEVTFRYRVMVGLLALHQAGALADLAPHGAAARSAPEPTEPDRETERLVGAVLAVFQGE; translated from the coding sequence ATGACTGAGAAGGGCGCGGCCACGCCTCCGGGCACCAGGGACCGGATTCTCGATGTCGCTGAGCGGCTGTTCGGTGAGCGTGGTTACGCGGCGACCTCGACTCGCGCGGTGACCGAAGCCGCCGGCGCCAACGTGGCCGCGGTCAACTACCACTTCGGGTCGAAAGAAGGCCTGCTGCGTGCGGTGGTCGGACGGGCCATGCGGCCGGTCAACGAGGAGCGGCAGCGCCTGTTGGACGATTTCCTCGCCGGCGAAGCCAAGCCCGAAGTGGCCGACCTCGTCGGTGCCTTCGTTCGTACGGGCGCAAACCTGACGCGGCAACGGAGGGACGGAACGCCGGCTGTCGTACGCCTCCTCGGTCGCGTGATGGTGGAACCGGACCCGGAGGTCCGGCACTTGTTCGCCCAGGAAGTCGAAACGGTGGAAGGCCGCTATCTGGAGGAGTTGATCCGAGCCCTGCCCGCGTTGTCGCCGGACGAGGTCACCTTCCGCTACCGCGTCATGGTCGGTCTCCTCGCCCTGCATCAGGCGGGTGCGCTCGCCGACCTCGCTCCGCACGGTGCTGCCGCGCGGTCCGCTCCCGAGCCGACGGAGCCGGACAGGGAAACGGAGCGACTCGTGGGCGCTGTGCTGGCGGTCTTTCAAGGCGAGTAG
- a CDS encoding nuclear transport factor 2 family protein: MTPQGNIEKNKETVRAFIDALNRQDLAGLDALLADDATWTVCARDIPGAGSHEKKVVLERILPTMLAIFEAGEPRTEITRIVAEGDVVCAEAVSHGRLLHGAVYNNQYSHVYEVRGDRIASIREYTDTDYAAKIMAGAVEAGHSLDL; this comes from the coding sequence TTGACTCCGCAGGGCAACATCGAGAAGAACAAGGAAACGGTTCGCGCTTTCATCGACGCGCTCAATCGTCAGGACCTCGCCGGGCTGGATGCGCTCCTCGCGGATGACGCGACATGGACGGTGTGCGCACGCGATATTCCGGGAGCCGGCTCACACGAGAAGAAGGTGGTCCTGGAGCGGATTCTCCCGACCATGCTCGCGATCTTCGAAGCGGGCGAGCCTCGGACAGAAATCACCCGCATCGTCGCCGAAGGCGATGTCGTCTGTGCGGAGGCGGTCAGCCACGGCCGACTGCTCCACGGCGCGGTCTACAACAACCAGTACTCGCACGTGTACGAGGTCCGAGGGGACCGCATAGCGTCCATCAGGGAGTACACGGATACCGACTACGCGGCGAAAATCATGGCGGGAGCAGTCGAAGCAGGCCATTCGCTCGACCTCTGA